A region of Polynucleobacter sp. JS-Mosq-20-D10 DNA encodes the following proteins:
- a CDS encoding glycine zipper domain-containing protein has protein sequence MKKIIAITAATLAIAGCSNMSNTEQRTLSGASIGAAAGAVGTAIFHGNPIWGAVGGAAVGAASGYVYDAYKKEQASEYNSGYNAGKNNQPAKAPQ, from the coding sequence ATGAAAAAAATTATCGCTATTACTGCCGCAACTCTAGCAATCGCAGGTTGCTCGAATATGAGTAATACAGAACAACGTACATTATCTGGCGCTAGTATCGGTGCAGCTGCTGGTGCAGTCGGTACAGCAATTTTCCACGGTAACCCAATCTGGGGCGCAGTCGGTGGAGCTGCAGTTGGTGCGGCTTCTGGTTACGTATACGATGCATACAAAAAAGAGCAGGCTTCTGAGTACAACTCTGGATACAACGCAGGAAAAAATAATCAACCTGCTAAAGCTCCTCAGTAA
- a CDS encoding DMT family transporter: MKSPVFLFILSGICFSTVDVMAKILVQDTNLIAVVWSRFFGQLLLAAPIAWYFLGKNFWRTQNLGLQLFRSCLLVATAALFFAGLNWLPLAEASSITFTAPIWVAILSGPILGERVGPKDWLVAAIGFLGILFIARPGSAIFHLAALLLVLMAFLNAIFQLSTRKLVEDSEYTTFFYSGIVGLVISTVLLPIAAPLPTLPAYEYALFGLIGLFGGIAHLLVVLAFYKMRPYKLTPLVFLQLIWAVGYGYLIFGELPDGLSVVGMILIASSGIWLIWNHRTIST; encoded by the coding sequence GTGAAATCGCCAGTCTTCCTTTTTATTCTCAGTGGAATTTGCTTTTCTACAGTAGATGTAATGGCCAAGATTCTGGTCCAAGACACTAATCTTATCGCTGTAGTGTGGTCTCGATTTTTTGGTCAATTATTACTTGCGGCTCCGATCGCCTGGTACTTCCTAGGTAAAAATTTCTGGCGTACTCAAAATTTAGGCCTGCAACTCTTTCGCTCTTGCTTGCTTGTCGCAACTGCAGCCTTATTTTTTGCAGGGCTCAATTGGCTGCCTTTAGCTGAGGCGTCATCAATTACATTCACCGCTCCAATTTGGGTGGCAATCCTATCGGGACCTATATTAGGTGAGCGCGTTGGACCAAAAGATTGGTTGGTCGCTGCAATAGGATTCTTGGGCATCCTCTTCATCGCCAGACCAGGCTCGGCAATTTTTCACTTAGCTGCGCTACTACTTGTTCTCATGGCATTTCTCAATGCCATCTTTCAGCTATCGACTAGAAAACTAGTTGAAGACTCGGAATACACCACTTTCTTTTATAGCGGCATCGTTGGGCTTGTGATCTCTACTGTATTACTACCGATTGCGGCTCCACTTCCCACATTACCTGCATATGAATATGCATTATTTGGTTTGATAGGCTTATTTGGCGGAATTGCCCATCTATTGGTTGTACTAGCGTTCTATAAAATGCGACCCTACAAACTAACCCCTTTAGTTTTCTTACAGCTGATCTGGGCGGTTGGCTATGGCTACCTGATTTTTGGTGAACTACCCGATGGCTTAAGCGTCGTTGGCATGATTCTGATTGCCTCTTCAGGGATCTGGCTGATCTGGAACCATCGCACAATATCGACCTAA
- a CDS encoding gamma carbonic anhydrase family protein, with protein sequence MAIFELDGNAPQLSEGAWVAESAEVIGRVELHESVSVWPKVIIRGDNDLIQIGEGSNVQDASVLHTDPGYPLIIGKQVTVGHQVMLHGCQIGDGSLIGIGAVILNGAKIGKNCLVGAGALVTEGKEFPEGSMIIGSPAKAVKTLSPEQIAGIEDIAGRYIKNAQRYIKTLKKIAE encoded by the coding sequence ATGGCTATATTTGAACTAGATGGAAATGCTCCTCAGTTATCTGAGGGCGCTTGGGTTGCCGAAAGCGCAGAAGTAATCGGTAGAGTTGAGCTTCATGAAAGCGTGAGTGTGTGGCCCAAGGTGATTATCCGTGGCGATAACGATCTCATTCAAATTGGTGAAGGTAGCAATGTACAGGATGCATCGGTTCTGCATACTGACCCTGGCTACCCCCTCATCATTGGTAAGCAAGTTACTGTTGGGCATCAGGTGATGCTCCATGGCTGTCAAATTGGCGATGGTAGTTTGATTGGCATTGGCGCAGTAATCTTGAATGGCGCCAAGATTGGTAAAAACTGTTTGGTTGGTGCTGGAGCCCTAGTGACCGAGGGTAAAGAGTTTCCAGAGGGCTCAATGATTATTGGCTCACCCGCTAAGGCAGTAAAAACATTAAGCCCTGAGCAAATTGCTGGTATTGAGGATATTGCTGGTCGCTATATAAAGAATGCGCAGCGTTATATCAAGACGCTTAAAAAGATTGCTGAATAA
- a CDS encoding Rap1a/Tai family immunity protein, translated as MKKALVLLTALGVFSGLAQAQEKIQVLSTQELVNVCKVPASPESRSFCVGYTTAIYDTYLATRHPQRAKPYICVKQPAPSRDEVIGEFVKFGQSNQQTADKPAAGVFLGFLASRFPCAKK; from the coding sequence ATGAAAAAAGCTTTAGTTCTATTAACCGCCTTAGGTGTATTTTCTGGCTTAGCTCAGGCTCAAGAAAAAATTCAAGTCCTAAGTACACAAGAGCTTGTAAACGTTTGTAAAGTGCCAGCGAGCCCTGAATCCCGCAGCTTTTGCGTAGGCTATACAACAGCTATTTACGACACTTATTTGGCTACACGCCACCCGCAGCGCGCAAAGCCATATATTTGCGTAAAACAACCAGCGCCGTCACGTGATGAAGTAATTGGTGAATTTGTAAAATTTGGCCAGTCCAATCAACAGACTGCTGACAAACCAGCAGCAGGTGTTTTCTTGGGCTTCTTGGCATCGCGCTTCCCTTGTGCCAAAAAATAA
- a CDS encoding ammonium transporter, which produces METLKSGSDVLFILLGAIMVLAMHAGFAFLELGTVRKKNQVNALVKILVDFAVSTIAYFFIGYSIAYGVDFFSGAEILAEKNGYELVKFFFLLTFAAAIPAIISGGMAERAKFNPQLIATFILVGFIYPFFEGIAWNQHYGIQAWIKTLTGEEFHDFAGSVVVHAVGGWLALPAVILLGARRGRYTKDGNVAAHPPSSIPFLALGAWILAVGWFGFNVMSAQTIDKVSGLVAMNSLMAMVGGTLAAWVIGRNDPGFTYNGPLAGLVAVCAGSDLMHPMGALVVGLIAGALFVYMFTLVQNRWKIDDVLGVWPLHGLCGLWGGLAAGIFGAKALGGLGGVTFLGQLIGTGLGVAIALISGFVVYGLLKAVLGIRMSQEEEYEGADLSIHRISSTPDREPNW; this is translated from the coding sequence GTGGAAACTTTGAAATCAGGCAGTGATGTCTTATTTATTTTGCTCGGCGCAATCATGGTTCTGGCCATGCATGCGGGATTTGCATTTCTTGAGCTTGGCACTGTACGCAAAAAAAACCAAGTAAATGCTTTGGTCAAAATCTTGGTGGACTTTGCAGTGTCAACTATTGCCTATTTCTTCATTGGTTATAGCATTGCTTACGGCGTTGACTTTTTCTCTGGTGCCGAAATCTTGGCCGAGAAAAATGGCTATGAACTAGTTAAATTCTTTTTCTTGCTGACCTTCGCTGCAGCTATTCCAGCCATTATTTCTGGTGGTATGGCAGAACGTGCGAAGTTCAATCCTCAACTAATTGCTACTTTTATTCTGGTGGGTTTCATCTATCCATTCTTCGAGGGTATTGCCTGGAATCAGCATTATGGTATTCAGGCATGGATTAAGACACTGACCGGTGAAGAGTTCCATGACTTTGCAGGATCTGTTGTAGTGCACGCCGTGGGTGGTTGGCTCGCTTTACCAGCTGTCATTCTCTTGGGGGCTCGTCGCGGTCGCTACACCAAGGATGGCAACGTTGCGGCACATCCACCATCTAGCATTCCATTCTTAGCATTGGGTGCTTGGATTTTGGCGGTAGGTTGGTTTGGATTTAACGTCATGAGTGCACAGACGATTGATAAGGTCAGCGGTTTAGTGGCCATGAATTCTCTTATGGCAATGGTTGGTGGTACTTTGGCTGCATGGGTGATTGGTCGTAATGATCCAGGCTTTACTTATAACGGGCCGTTAGCTGGCTTGGTAGCGGTTTGTGCTGGCTCAGATTTAATGCACCCGATGGGTGCTTTGGTCGTTGGCTTAATTGCTGGCGCTCTCTTTGTATATATGTTTACCTTGGTGCAAAACCGCTGGAAGATTGACGATGTGTTGGGCGTCTGGCCACTTCATGGTTTATGCGGTTTATGGGGTGGCTTGGCTGCGGGTATTTTTGGGGCAAAAGCACTAGGCGGTCTTGGCGGAGTGACTTTCTTGGGGCAGTTAATTGGGACTGGTTTAGGGGTTGCAATTGCCCTCATCAGTGGTTTTGTGGTCTATGGATTACTTAAAGCTGTTTTAGGCATCCGGATGTCACAAGAGGAAGAGTACGAAGGTGCCGATTTAAGTATTCACCGGATTTCTTCCACTCCTGATCGTGAGCCTAACTGGTAG
- a CDS encoding NAD(P)H-dependent oxidoreductase: MSLIQKLKARAANNNPVRVGIIGAGKFGSMYLSQAPRTPGIHLVAVADLSPDRAKESLARVGWDAPRYSASSLQDAARSGATFVTDDAEKMIASEHIDIVIDSTGSPAAGIRHALLCFDHRKHIIMVNVEADVLAGPLLARKAAEAGVIYSMASGDQPALIAELVDWARTIGLEVVCAGKGTKYLPIYHQATPDTVWGHYGFSEEQVAGGDFNAQMFNSFLDGTKSALEMAAVSNACDLIPPSNGLEFPPCGVDDLPHIFRPVAEGGILRQKGTVEVVSSVERDGRPVFRDLRWGVFAVFEAPSQYVVDCFAQYGLKTDSTGKYAAMYKPYHLIGLELGISVASIAVRGEATGATGDWKGDVVATAKRTLKAGEKLDGEGGFTVYGKLMTATDSLKLGALPIGLAHNMVLNKEIPSGKPVCWSDVDYDATKQAIQFRREMEKVFA; this comes from the coding sequence ATGTCCCTTATTCAAAAGCTCAAAGCACGCGCAGCTAACAACAATCCCGTGCGTGTTGGGATTATTGGCGCTGGTAAGTTCGGATCCATGTATCTTTCGCAGGCGCCGCGCACCCCAGGCATTCATTTGGTTGCGGTCGCCGATTTATCTCCTGATCGTGCAAAAGAATCGCTTGCTCGGGTAGGTTGGGATGCCCCTCGTTATAGCGCTTCCTCATTACAGGACGCCGCTAGGTCAGGCGCCACCTTTGTGACTGACGACGCAGAAAAAATGATAGCTAGTGAGCACATTGATATCGTGATCGATTCCACAGGTAGTCCAGCAGCCGGTATTCGTCATGCTCTGCTTTGTTTTGATCATCGCAAGCACATCATCATGGTTAACGTAGAGGCAGATGTATTGGCAGGCCCTTTACTAGCACGTAAGGCGGCAGAGGCTGGTGTGATTTACTCTATGGCTTCTGGAGATCAGCCAGCACTCATCGCAGAATTAGTGGATTGGGCAAGGACGATTGGCTTAGAAGTGGTGTGTGCAGGTAAGGGAACTAAATATTTACCTATCTATCACCAGGCCACGCCCGATACTGTCTGGGGACATTATGGATTTTCTGAGGAACAAGTTGCTGGTGGTGACTTCAATGCACAAATGTTTAATTCATTTTTGGATGGAACTAAGTCAGCCCTCGAAATGGCCGCAGTATCAAATGCTTGCGACTTAATTCCTCCGAGCAACGGTTTAGAGTTCCCGCCTTGTGGAGTAGATGACTTGCCACACATTTTCCGACCAGTAGCTGAGGGCGGTATTTTGAGGCAAAAGGGAACTGTTGAAGTAGTGTCTTCAGTTGAGCGAGATGGACGTCCAGTATTCAGAGATTTACGTTGGGGTGTTTTTGCTGTGTTTGAAGCGCCTAGCCAATATGTGGTTGATTGCTTTGCACAATACGGCCTAAAAACAGATAGTACTGGTAAATATGCGGCGATGTATAAGCCTTATCACTTGATCGGTTTGGAGCTAGGTATCTCGGTTGCAAGTATTGCAGTCCGAGGAGAGGCTACTGGTGCAACTGGTGATTGGAAGGGCGATGTTGTTGCTACTGCTAAGCGCACGCTGAAGGCTGGTGAGAAATTAGATGGAGAGGGTGGCTTCACAGTTTACGGAAAACTGATGACTGCTACAGATTCACTCAAGCTTGGTGCCTTACCAATTGGTTTGGCACACAATATGGTTTTAAACAAAGAGATTCCATCTGGGAAGCCGGTATGTTGGAGTGATGTGGATTACGACGCTACTAAGCAAGCCATTCAATTTCGACGCGAAATGGAAAAAGTATTCGCTTAG
- a CDS encoding Lrp/AsnC family transcriptional regulator: MKLDTIDIRILNELQNDSSHSNVELAKRVHLSPSPCLMRVKALKDKGVIRNYVALADPKILGLGLNVFISISLKEQSKEALAQFEQRISEHDEVMECYLMTGDSDYLIRVAVADMDALEKFILEQLTPIPGIEKIRSSFALKQVRYKTALPLPK; encoded by the coding sequence ATGAAGCTAGACACCATAGATATCAGAATATTGAACGAACTACAAAATGACAGCTCCCATAGCAATGTGGAGCTAGCTAAGCGGGTTCACCTATCACCATCACCCTGTTTGATGAGGGTGAAGGCACTGAAAGATAAAGGTGTTATCCGCAACTATGTTGCATTAGCAGACCCTAAGATTTTGGGGCTTGGCTTAAACGTCTTCATTTCGATTAGCCTTAAAGAGCAGTCTAAAGAAGCCTTAGCGCAATTTGAACAACGAATCTCAGAACACGATGAGGTGATGGAGTGCTATCTCATGACTGGAGATAGCGATTATCTGATACGTGTGGCAGTGGCTGATATGGATGCGCTTGAAAAATTCATCTTAGAGCAACTAACGCCAATTCCTGGGATTGAAAAAATTCGCTCTAGCTTTGCCTTAAAACAAGTGCGTTATAAAACTGCTTTACCATTACCTAAGTAA
- a CDS encoding SDR family oxidoreductase, translated as MPQTNNKVALVTGAGVGIGRAAAKALLKGGYQVVLTGRNLEKLEKAIIDIGGTGENCLAVTCDVGQPDQVKKLFATLKERFGRIDVLFNNAGIGAPAIPMEDLTYEQWMNVVNSNLCGAFLCSQEAIRMMKAQSPQGGRIINNGSISAHAPRPMSAPYTATKHAISGLTKTIALDGRPFNIACGQIDIGNAATEMTERMAAGIMQADQSIKVEPRMDVDHVGEAVLHMAQLPLESNILSMTIMATNMPFVGRG; from the coding sequence ATGCCACAAACAAATAATAAAGTTGCACTTGTCACCGGAGCTGGTGTAGGTATCGGAAGGGCGGCAGCTAAAGCCCTTCTCAAAGGTGGCTACCAAGTTGTACTGACTGGACGCAATCTAGAAAAGCTAGAAAAAGCAATTATTGATATTGGTGGAACAGGCGAAAATTGCCTTGCGGTCACTTGCGATGTTGGTCAGCCCGATCAAGTGAAGAAATTATTTGCGACCCTAAAAGAACGTTTTGGGCGTATTGATGTGCTCTTCAATAATGCAGGCATCGGAGCACCAGCAATTCCAATGGAAGATCTCACTTACGAACAATGGATGAATGTTGTGAATTCAAACCTCTGCGGTGCCTTCTTATGCTCCCAAGAAGCAATTCGGATGATGAAAGCACAATCTCCACAAGGTGGCCGAATTATTAATAACGGTTCTATTTCCGCCCATGCACCAAGGCCAATGTCGGCTCCATACACAGCAACTAAACATGCGATTAGTGGTCTTACAAAAACGATTGCTCTAGATGGTCGTCCATTCAATATTGCTTGCGGGCAAATCGATATTGGCAACGCTGCAACAGAAATGACTGAACGTATGGCTGCTGGAATTATGCAGGCCGATCAATCAATCAAAGTTGAGCCACGCATGGATGTAGATCATGTTGGAGAGGCTGTCCTGCATATGGCACAACTACCTCTAGAGAGTAATATTCTCTCGATGACTATCATGGCGACCAATATGCCTTTTGTTGGCAGAGGCTAG
- the mdeB gene encoding alpha-ketoglutarate dehydrogenase has translation MNAPDIKKYLNLEHIDTDPAETAEWNEAFMDLLASGDSARAKFILDNLVKLANKNQINWVPNLVTPYINSIPVDEQPPFPGDLAIEEKLASLMRWNALAMVAKANEAYGELGGHIASYASAADLFEVGFNHFFRARTEGGNPKERGDLVFFQPHSAPGVYARAYLEGRLTENDLLHYRREITAPESGARGLSSYPHPWLMPDFWQFPTGSMGIGPISSIYHARFMRYLSDRKLLDCSTRKVWGVFGDGEMDEPESMSALTLASREKLDNLVWVVNCNLQRLDGPVRGNGRIIDELEKLFRGSGWNVIKLVWGSDWDGLFARDTSGALVKAFAQTVDGQMQTFAAKDGSFNRKNFFGQNEELARLAQGMTDEQIDRLKRGGHDLVKIYAAYQAAANHVGQPTVILAHTKKGYGMGNAGQGKMTTHSQKKLDDEALIAYRNRFNLPLTDEQATNLTFFRPEENSEELKYLKEQRTKLGGQLPKRYSECDKLNVPDIASYAAFAIKAESKEMSTTMAFVRMLGNLLKDKELGPRVVPIVADEARTFGMANLFKQVGIYSSVGQRYEPEDIGSVLSYREALDGQILEEGISEAGAIASWTAAATSYSVHGIAMLPFYIYYSMFGFQRIGDAIWAAADQRARGFLLGATSGRTTLGGEGLQHQDGSSQLVAATIPNCKAYDPAFAGELSVIVDQGMRDMLVDQKDLFYYITLMNENYAQPDLPENAAEGVIRGCYKLKTIKAVNGDGKSCVSLLGSGAIMTEVLKAADMLANAGINIDIFSVTSWSELSRDGKLREQARLSGDADNTQAYISEVLAQGRGPIVAATDYVHALPESIRAYIPEGRGYITLGTDGFGRSDTRAALREYFGVNASSIYKVAQASLKE, from the coding sequence ATGAATGCCCCCGATATTAAAAAATACTTAAATCTCGAGCACATCGATACCGATCCTGCAGAAACTGCAGAGTGGAACGAGGCGTTTATGGATTTGCTGGCCTCAGGCGATAGTGCGCGCGCCAAGTTTATTTTGGATAACTTGGTAAAGCTGGCTAACAAAAATCAAATTAATTGGGTGCCTAATTTAGTTACGCCCTATATCAATTCAATACCAGTAGATGAGCAACCTCCATTCCCTGGTGATTTGGCAATCGAAGAAAAGCTAGCCTCACTGATGAGGTGGAATGCTCTAGCTATGGTGGCAAAAGCAAATGAAGCCTATGGGGAGCTAGGTGGGCACATTGCTAGCTATGCCAGTGCTGCAGATTTATTTGAAGTTGGGTTTAATCATTTTTTCCGTGCAAGAACTGAGGGTGGGAATCCTAAAGAGCGCGGAGACCTGGTTTTCTTTCAGCCTCATAGCGCTCCTGGGGTCTACGCCCGCGCTTATCTAGAAGGAAGGCTTACGGAGAATGACCTCCTGCATTACAGGCGCGAAATTACTGCACCTGAATCTGGAGCAAGAGGCTTATCAAGTTACCCACATCCTTGGCTAATGCCTGATTTTTGGCAGTTCCCAACCGGCTCAATGGGGATTGGCCCAATCAGTTCGATTTACCATGCACGCTTTATGCGCTATCTGAGTGATCGCAAATTATTGGATTGCTCTACCAGAAAGGTTTGGGGTGTATTTGGTGATGGTGAGATGGATGAGCCAGAAAGTATGAGCGCCCTGACATTAGCGTCTAGAGAAAAGCTGGATAACTTGGTTTGGGTGGTCAACTGCAACTTGCAACGCCTAGATGGCCCGGTGCGTGGCAATGGAAGAATCATTGACGAGTTAGAAAAACTCTTTAGAGGTTCTGGTTGGAATGTAATTAAGCTGGTATGGGGTAGTGATTGGGACGGGCTCTTTGCTAGAGATACTTCTGGGGCACTGGTAAAAGCATTTGCTCAAACTGTTGACGGACAAATGCAAACCTTTGCCGCGAAGGATGGTAGTTTTAATCGTAAAAATTTCTTTGGTCAGAATGAAGAATTAGCTCGCCTTGCTCAGGGCATGACAGATGAGCAAATTGATCGTCTCAAAAGAGGTGGTCATGATTTAGTCAAAATTTATGCGGCCTATCAAGCGGCCGCTAATCATGTAGGTCAGCCAACGGTGATCTTGGCACATACCAAAAAAGGCTATGGCATGGGTAATGCTGGCCAAGGAAAAATGACCACCCATAGTCAGAAAAAGTTAGATGACGAAGCATTGATTGCGTATCGCAATCGTTTTAATTTGCCATTAACGGATGAGCAGGCTACTAATCTTACTTTCTTTAGGCCTGAAGAAAATAGTGAAGAGCTGAAGTATTTAAAAGAACAACGCACTAAGCTCGGCGGTCAGCTACCTAAGCGTTATTCAGAATGTGACAAATTAAATGTCCCAGATATTGCTTCTTATGCAGCATTTGCAATTAAGGCTGAATCAAAAGAGATGTCGACGACGATGGCTTTTGTCCGCATGCTTGGAAATTTACTGAAAGATAAAGAGCTGGGGCCTAGAGTCGTACCTATTGTGGCCGATGAAGCAAGGACATTTGGTATGGCCAATTTATTTAAACAGGTTGGTATTTATTCTAGTGTTGGCCAACGCTATGAGCCAGAAGATATTGGTTCGGTACTCAGCTACCGCGAGGCACTAGATGGACAAATCCTGGAGGAGGGTATTAGTGAGGCGGGCGCGATTGCCAGTTGGACTGCTGCAGCAACAAGCTATAGCGTTCACGGAATTGCAATGCTGCCTTTTTATATATATTACTCCATGTTTGGCTTTCAGAGAATTGGAGATGCCATTTGGGCGGCGGCCGATCAACGGGCCAGAGGATTTTTATTGGGCGCAACCTCTGGCAGAACAACATTGGGTGGTGAGGGACTGCAACATCAAGATGGCAGTAGTCAGCTCGTGGCCGCAACTATTCCTAATTGCAAAGCATATGATCCAGCCTTTGCTGGTGAGTTATCGGTGATAGTGGATCAAGGAATGCGCGACATGTTAGTTGATCAAAAAGATTTGTTCTATTACATCACCCTCATGAATGAAAATTATGCTCAGCCTGATTTGCCTGAGAATGCAGCCGAGGGCGTGATTCGTGGTTGCTATAAATTGAAGACTATCAAGGCTGTCAACGGTGATGGTAAGTCTTGTGTAAGTCTGCTGGGGTCTGGTGCCATCATGACTGAGGTTCTGAAGGCTGCTGACATGCTTGCTAATGCTGGTATCAATATCGATATCTTTAGCGTCACTAGTTGGAGCGAATTGTCTCGAGATGGCAAATTAAGGGAGCAGGCAAGACTCTCTGGGGATGCTGATAATACACAAGCATATATTTCAGAGGTGCTGGCTCAAGGTCGCGGTCCGATTGTGGCTGCTACTGACTATGTACATGCGCTTCCAGAAAGCATACGTGCCTATATTCCCGAGGGTAGAGGATATATCACGCTCGGCACCGATGGTTTCGGTAGAAGTGATACGAGGGCAGCATTGCGAGAGTATTTCGGCGTGAATGCGAGCAGTATTTATAAGGTAGCGCAAGCCTCATTGAAAGAATAA